One stretch of Microbacterium terrae DNA includes these proteins:
- a CDS encoding thiamine-binding protein, with protein sequence MLIAFSVAPSGTGRADGSVHDAVAAAVRVVRESGLPHRTTSMFTEIEGEWDEVFDVVKRATEAVLPFGSRVSLVLKADIRPGYTGELDAKIDRLESAIDDLG encoded by the coding sequence ATGCTCATCGCCTTCTCCGTCGCCCCCAGCGGCACCGGCCGCGCCGACGGCTCGGTGCACGATGCCGTCGCCGCTGCGGTGCGCGTCGTCCGCGAGAGCGGGCTGCCGCACCGCACCACCTCGATGTTCACCGAGATCGAGGGGGAGTGGGACGAGGTCTTCGACGTCGTCAAGCGCGCCACCGAAGCGGTCCTGCCGTTCGGGTCGCGCGTGTCGCTCGTACTGAAGGCCGACATCCGTCCCGGATACACCGGTGAGCTCGACGCGAAGATCGACCGACTCGAGTCGGCGATCGACGACCTCGGCTGA
- a CDS encoding MFS transporter gives MTSSTLTRGAATWALLSLAVGSFGIGMTEFVVMGLLPDIAADLLPGVWASSPEDAIAQAGWLISLYALGVVIGAPTIAGSVAKYPRHRVMIGLALALTVFNALTFLAPTFEWVAVSRLLAGLPHGAYFGIGALVAADVLGPGKRAQGVAFVLTGLTVANVVGVPLGTYLGQQTGWRSAFMVVAAIFLAATVLIAIFVPEHPGDPGRTLRAELKVFRIGQVWLALGVGAIGFGGFFAVYSYIAPMVTDVAGSPAWVVPIVLVLMGLGMTIGNLVGGHLADRDLKRTLVGGLIALAVVLALLAVTATWIWALAFFVFCTGFVSSVLSPTIQTRLMDVAQDNQSIAAALNHSALNIGNSLGALLGGLVIAAGWGYIAPAWVGVALALGGLVLALASLAGERRRAFIAA, from the coding sequence GTGACCTCCTCGACTCTCACGAGGGGGGCGGCGACGTGGGCGCTCCTTTCCCTCGCCGTCGGCAGCTTCGGCATCGGCATGACCGAGTTCGTCGTCATGGGCCTGCTGCCTGACATCGCCGCCGACCTGCTGCCCGGCGTCTGGGCGTCCAGCCCGGAAGACGCGATCGCCCAGGCCGGCTGGCTGATCTCGCTGTACGCGCTCGGCGTGGTGATCGGGGCGCCGACCATCGCCGGCTCGGTCGCGAAGTACCCGCGTCATCGCGTGATGATCGGCCTCGCCCTGGCGCTCACGGTCTTCAACGCGCTCACCTTCCTCGCCCCCACCTTCGAGTGGGTCGCCGTGTCGCGCCTGCTCGCCGGACTCCCGCACGGCGCGTACTTCGGCATCGGCGCACTCGTCGCGGCCGACGTCCTCGGGCCCGGCAAGCGCGCCCAGGGCGTCGCGTTCGTGCTCACCGGACTCACCGTCGCGAACGTCGTCGGCGTGCCCCTCGGCACGTACCTCGGTCAGCAGACGGGCTGGCGGTCGGCGTTCATGGTGGTCGCGGCCATCTTCCTCGCCGCGACGGTGCTCATCGCGATCTTCGTGCCCGAGCATCCGGGCGACCCCGGACGCACCCTGAGAGCAGAGCTCAAGGTGTTCCGCATCGGCCAGGTGTGGCTCGCGCTCGGCGTCGGCGCGATCGGGTTCGGCGGATTCTTCGCCGTGTACAGCTACATCGCACCGATGGTCACCGACGTCGCGGGATCGCCCGCGTGGGTCGTGCCGATCGTGCTGGTGCTCATGGGACTCGGCATGACGATCGGCAACCTGGTCGGCGGGCACCTCGCGGACCGCGACCTCAAGCGCACGCTCGTCGGCGGGCTCATCGCGCTCGCCGTGGTGCTGGCTCTCCTGGCGGTGACCGCGACCTGGATCTGGGCGCTGGCCTTCTTCGTCTTCTGCACCGGATTCGTCTCGTCGGTACTGAGCCCGACGATCCAGACCCGCCTGATGGACGTCGCGCAGGACAACCAGTCGATCGCCGCGGCGCTCAACCATTCGGCGCTGAACATCGGCAACAGCCTCGGTGCGCTCCTCGGCGGCCTGGTGATCGCCGCGGGCTGGGGGTACATCGCGCCCGCCTGGGTCGGCGTCGCGCTCGCGCTCGGCGGACTCGTGCTGGCTCTGGCGAGTCTCGCGGGGGAGCGTCGCCGCGCATTCATCGCGGCGTGA
- a CDS encoding hemolysin family protein has translation MSDWAGIAWLVVLLIANAFFVGAEFAVISARRSQIEPLAEKGSRSAKTALYAMEHATLMLATSQLGITICSLLILNVSEPAIHHLLYEPLGLTGWSEAVVDGIAFVIALLVVSYLHVVFGEMVPKNLAFSVPDRAVLMLATPLVWVSKVFHPVIVTLNWIANHIVRLFRVEPKDEAASTFTLEEVATIVNQSRIEGVLDDSAGTVAAVVEFTDKKAMDVAVPLADLVTLPERTTPAAIERAVAKHGFSRYVIVDDAGIPVGYVHLKDILRAAEGPEVAEAKVTRPIEAKRIHHMVPVLETTDLEDALAVMRRAGRHLAQVRDETGRITAVLFLEDIIEELVGEVQDATRRGIR, from the coding sequence ATGAGCGATTGGGCAGGAATCGCCTGGCTCGTTGTGCTGCTGATCGCCAACGCCTTCTTCGTCGGCGCCGAGTTCGCCGTCATCTCGGCGCGACGATCGCAGATCGAGCCGCTCGCCGAGAAGGGCTCGCGCTCGGCCAAGACCGCGCTGTACGCCATGGAGCACGCGACGCTCATGCTCGCGACCAGCCAGCTCGGCATCACGATCTGCTCGCTGCTGATCCTGAACGTGTCGGAGCCGGCGATCCACCACCTGCTCTACGAGCCGCTGGGCCTCACGGGCTGGTCGGAGGCCGTCGTCGACGGCATCGCGTTCGTGATCGCGCTGCTCGTGGTGTCGTACCTGCACGTCGTGTTCGGCGAGATGGTGCCGAAGAACCTGGCGTTCTCGGTGCCCGATCGTGCGGTGCTCATGCTCGCGACCCCGCTGGTGTGGGTGTCGAAGGTGTTCCACCCGGTGATCGTCACCCTCAACTGGATCGCCAACCACATCGTGCGCCTGTTCCGCGTCGAGCCCAAGGACGAGGCGGCATCGACGTTCACCCTCGAGGAGGTCGCGACGATCGTCAACCAGTCGCGCATCGAGGGGGTCCTCGACGACTCGGCCGGTACGGTCGCGGCCGTCGTGGAGTTCACCGACAAGAAGGCGATGGATGTCGCGGTGCCGCTCGCCGATCTGGTGACGCTGCCCGAGCGCACGACGCCGGCCGCCATCGAGCGCGCCGTCGCCAAGCACGGGTTCTCGCGCTACGTGATCGTCGACGACGCGGGCATCCCCGTCGGGTACGTGCACCTGAAGGACATCCTCCGCGCCGCGGAGGGACCGGAGGTCGCCGAGGCGAAGGTGACGCGCCCGATCGAGGCGAAGCGGATCCACCACATGGTGCCGGTCCTCGAGACCACCGACCTCGAGGACGCCCTCGCGGTCATGCGCCGGGCCGGTCGACACCTCGCGCAGGTGCGCGACGAGACGGGCCGCATCACCGCGGTGCTGTTCCTCGAGGACATCATCGAGGAGCTCGTCGGCGAGGTGCAGGACGCCACCCGCCGCGGTATCCGCTGA
- a CDS encoding hemolysin family protein produces the protein MDYVMLGVGLLLTIGTGLFVASEFALVNLDRADLEARREAGETRLSMTIGALRITSTHLSSAQLGITLTTLLTGYTMEPAISNLLRPVFTAWGLPEGLVSPLAVVIAITTATIFSMIIGELVPKNFALAVPRQTAKLVIPFQVAFTTVFRPAIVVLNGSANGVLRSMGIEPKEELSGARTAEELSSLVRRSASAGVLEEDTASLLNRSLTFARLTAADVMTPRPSIHALAADESAEDVIQLARRTGHSRFPVYDESMDDITGIVHLKAAVSVPRKRRGDVPAAALASEPLRVPEAVHLDALVAELRAKGYQMAVVVDEYGGTAGVVTLEDLVEEIVGEVLDEHDRRRAGVVRVKGAVLFPAELRPDEVLDRTGIRVPEDDVYDTVGGFVMSVLERIPVVGDTVEIEDGTLEVQRMEGRRVDRVRFTPHPVREDEDTTEGGDQR, from the coding sequence ATGGATTACGTCATGTTGGGCGTGGGGCTCCTGCTCACAATCGGCACCGGTCTGTTCGTCGCCAGCGAGTTCGCTCTCGTCAACCTCGACCGTGCCGACCTCGAAGCCCGCCGCGAGGCGGGCGAGACCCGGCTGTCGATGACGATCGGCGCGCTCCGGATCACCTCGACGCATCTCTCGAGTGCGCAGCTCGGGATCACGCTGACCACGCTCCTCACCGGTTACACGATGGAGCCGGCGATCTCGAACCTGCTGCGCCCCGTGTTCACGGCGTGGGGCCTGCCCGAGGGGCTCGTCAGCCCGCTCGCGGTGGTCATCGCGATCACGACAGCGACGATCTTCTCGATGATCATCGGCGAGCTCGTGCCGAAGAACTTCGCCCTGGCCGTGCCGCGGCAGACGGCGAAGCTCGTGATCCCGTTCCAGGTCGCGTTCACCACCGTCTTCCGTCCGGCGATCGTCGTGCTCAACGGCAGCGCCAACGGGGTGCTGCGCTCCATGGGCATCGAGCCCAAGGAGGAGCTCTCGGGTGCGCGCACGGCCGAGGAGCTGTCGAGCCTGGTTCGCCGCTCGGCGAGTGCGGGCGTGCTCGAGGAGGACACCGCGTCGCTCCTCAATCGCAGCCTCACGTTCGCTCGGCTGACCGCGGCCGACGTCATGACGCCGAGGCCGAGCATCCACGCCCTCGCCGCCGACGAATCGGCCGAAGACGTCATCCAGCTCGCTCGGCGCACCGGGCACAGCCGCTTCCCCGTCTACGACGAGTCGATGGACGACATCACCGGCATCGTGCACCTGAAGGCCGCCGTCAGCGTGCCGCGCAAGCGGCGCGGCGACGTGCCCGCAGCCGCCCTCGCCAGCGAGCCGCTGCGCGTGCCCGAAGCCGTGCATCTCGACGCCCTCGTCGCGGAGCTGCGGGCCAAGGGCTATCAGATGGCCGTCGTGGTCGACGAGTACGGCGGCACCGCCGGTGTCGTGACGCTCGAGGACCTGGTCGAGGAGATCGTGGGCGAGGTGCTCGACGAGCACGACCGCCGCCGGGCCGGGGTGGTGCGCGTGAAGGGCGCGGTGCTGTTCCCCGCCGAGCTCCGCCCCGACGAGGTGCTCGACCGCACCGGCATCCGGGTTCCTGAGGACGACGTCTACGACACCGTCGGCGGATTCGTCATGAGCGTGCTCGAGCGCATCCCGGTGGTGGGCGACACCGTCGAGATCGAGGACGGCACCCTCGAGGTGCAGCGCATGGAGGGCCGCCGCGTCGACCGCGTGCGGTTCACCCCGCATCCGGTCCGAGAAGACGAAGACACGACGGAAGGAGGTGATCAGCGATGA
- a CDS encoding NADH:flavin oxidoreductase/NADH oxidase yields MSLLFTPLTLRETTVRNRLWVSPMCQYSAVDGVPQEWHHTHLAQFASGGAGMVVAEATAVVPEGRISPEDAGLWTDEQRDAWAPITAAIRSRGAVPGVQLAHAGRKASTWSPFSGRRGSVPAADGGWQTVAPSALAYDGFAEPVALDAAGIDAVVAAFGAAAARAIEAGFEVLEVHAAHGYLLHQFLSPLTNVRDDEYGGSIENRARLLLRVLDAVRAAAPAAPLLVRFSASDAAPGGWDADDTSTVARWAADRGADFFDISSGGLVAHQQITTGPGYQVDLAEHVRRVAGVPVNAVGMIDDAAHAESILAAGRADAIMSGRQWLRDPHFALTAAGELGIDIGYWPPQYVRARRG; encoded by the coding sequence ATGAGTCTGCTGTTCACCCCCCTGACCCTGCGCGAGACCACGGTGCGCAACCGCCTCTGGGTGTCGCCGATGTGCCAGTACAGCGCCGTCGACGGGGTGCCGCAGGAGTGGCACCACACGCACCTCGCGCAGTTCGCCTCGGGCGGCGCCGGCATGGTGGTGGCGGAAGCCACCGCTGTCGTTCCCGAGGGGCGCATCTCGCCCGAGGACGCGGGCCTGTGGACCGACGAGCAGCGCGACGCCTGGGCGCCGATCACTGCCGCCATCCGCAGCCGCGGCGCTGTGCCGGGGGTGCAGCTCGCGCACGCCGGCCGCAAGGCGTCGACGTGGTCGCCGTTCTCGGGTCGCCGCGGGAGCGTCCCCGCCGCCGACGGCGGGTGGCAGACCGTCGCCCCGTCGGCCCTCGCCTACGACGGCTTCGCCGAGCCCGTGGCACTCGACGCCGCCGGCATCGACGCGGTCGTGGCGGCGTTCGGCGCGGCTGCCGCCCGCGCGATCGAGGCGGGCTTCGAGGTGCTCGAGGTGCACGCCGCCCACGGCTACCTGCTGCACCAGTTCCTCTCGCCGCTCACCAACGTGCGAGACGACGAGTACGGCGGATCGATCGAGAACCGCGCCCGGCTGCTGCTGCGCGTGCTCGACGCCGTGCGCGCCGCAGCGCCCGCAGCTCCCCTGCTCGTGCGGTTCTCGGCATCCGACGCCGCCCCCGGCGGATGGGATGCCGACGACACGTCGACCGTCGCCCGGTGGGCGGCCGACCGCGGCGCGGACTTCTTCGACATCTCCAGCGGCGGGCTCGTCGCCCACCAGCAGATCACCACCGGCCCCGGCTACCAGGTCGACCTCGCCGAGCACGTACGCAGGGTCGCCGGCGTGCCCGTCAACGCGGTCGGAATGATCGACGACGCTGCGCACGCCGAGAGCATCCTCGCCGCCGGGCGCGCCGACGCGATCATGTCGGGCCGCCAGTGGCTGCGCGATCCGCACTTCGCCCTGACGGCGGCCGGCGAGCTGGGCATCGACATCGGGTACTGGCCCCCGCAGTACGTGCGGGCGCGCCGGGGCTGA
- a CDS encoding ADP-dependent NAD(P)H-hydrate dehydratase, translated as MARVWTREDVVRALRAPTALDDKYSRGVLGVRTGSELYPGAAVLGVEAAWRTGVGMVRYLGPPRPTALVLGRRPETVVADGRVQAWVLGSGTDAAARGAAETEILRAVLSDTDPVVADAGALDIAAHGTAPRILTPHDREHARLRTALGLPPPRGPRSDAARETADATGAVVLLKGSETVVAAPGAEPVTVSEGTPWLATAGTGDVLAGTIGALVAVAAADRVPGADGLAALAASGAWLHGRAGAIASSAVGGGPVTALDVAEALPRAVAEVLSSV; from the coding sequence ATGGCACGGGTGTGGACGAGGGAGGACGTCGTGCGCGCCCTCCGTGCACCAACGGCGCTCGACGACAAGTATTCCCGCGGCGTGCTGGGGGTGCGGACCGGTTCGGAGCTCTACCCGGGCGCGGCCGTGCTCGGCGTCGAGGCGGCCTGGCGCACCGGCGTGGGCATGGTCCGCTACCTCGGTCCGCCGCGGCCGACGGCGCTCGTGCTCGGACGCCGACCCGAGACGGTCGTCGCGGACGGGCGGGTGCAGGCCTGGGTGCTGGGGTCGGGGACGGATGCCGCGGCCCGCGGTGCCGCCGAGACCGAGATCCTGCGCGCGGTGCTCTCCGACACCGATCCGGTGGTGGCGGATGCCGGTGCGCTCGACATCGCGGCGCACGGCACAGCTCCGCGCATCCTGACCCCGCACGACCGCGAGCATGCGCGCCTGCGCACGGCGCTCGGCCTCCCGCCCCCGCGCGGGCCGCGGTCGGACGCGGCGCGAGAGACGGCGGATGCGACGGGGGCCGTCGTGCTGCTGAAGGGGTCGGAGACCGTCGTCGCGGCGCCGGGCGCGGAACCGGTGACGGTGTCGGAGGGCACGCCGTGGCTCGCGACGGCGGGCACGGGCGACGTGCTCGCCGGGACGATCGGCGCGCTGGTCGCCGTCGCCGCTGCCGACCGCGTTCCCGGTGCCGACGGGCTCGCGGCGCTCGCCGCCTCGGGCGCGTGGCTCCACGGGCGCGCCGGCGCGATCGCGAGCTCCGCCGTCGGAGGCGGTCCGGTCACCGCGCTCGACGTGGCAGAGGCGCTGCCGCGCGCCGTCGCCGAGGTGCTCTCCTCGGTCTGA
- the guaB1 gene encoding GMP reductase encodes MEFYGEKPEVDLTYSDVFLVPRRSGVTSRLDVNLSPGDGSTATIPLVSANMNSVTGPRLAATLARRGGLAVLPQDMPLQDLDAAIRWTKSQPVVWDTPLVLSPDATVADAARLLPATEGHGIVVAESRDGRVHIDDILGIVPGTRLGTALPDARLGDLARGRAASVDAVDIESARHAFDVIVAADAETVCVVDHGYLVGTLSRRSALRSTLYRPAVDDAGRLIVAAAVGINGDVAAKARALAGAGVDVLVVDTAHGHQEGMLRALRTVADLGLGIPIAAGNIVTGDGVADLVDAGASILKVGVGPGAMCTTRMMTAVGRPQFSAVLETAEAARAAGAHVWADGGVRYPRDVALALAAGAASVMIGSWFAGTIEAPGELQTDASGRVYKESWGMASTKAVHERFGRLDPYELARKELFAEGISSSKIYLDPLRPGLEDLIDMITSGVRSSFTYAGAATVAEFHERARVGLQSAAGYEEGKALPVSW; translated from the coding sequence ATGGAGTTCTACGGTGAGAAGCCCGAGGTCGACCTGACCTATTCCGATGTCTTCCTCGTTCCGCGCCGGTCAGGGGTGACCAGCCGCCTCGATGTGAACCTCTCCCCGGGCGACGGCTCGACGGCCACCATCCCGCTCGTCTCGGCCAACATGAACTCCGTGACCGGTCCGCGTCTGGCCGCCACGCTCGCCCGCCGCGGCGGGCTCGCCGTGCTTCCGCAGGACATGCCGCTGCAGGACCTCGACGCCGCGATCCGCTGGACGAAGTCGCAGCCCGTCGTATGGGACACCCCCCTCGTGCTCTCGCCCGACGCGACAGTCGCCGACGCGGCGCGGCTGCTGCCGGCGACCGAGGGGCACGGCATCGTCGTCGCGGAGTCGCGCGACGGTCGTGTGCACATCGACGACATCCTCGGCATCGTGCCGGGCACGCGGCTGGGGACCGCCCTCCCGGATGCGCGCCTGGGCGACCTCGCGCGCGGGCGGGCGGCATCCGTCGACGCAGTCGACATCGAATCGGCGCGCCACGCCTTCGACGTGATCGTGGCCGCCGACGCCGAGACCGTGTGCGTCGTCGATCACGGCTACCTGGTCGGCACGCTCTCGCGCCGCAGCGCCCTGCGCTCGACGCTCTACCGCCCGGCCGTCGACGACGCGGGGCGCCTCATCGTGGCGGCGGCGGTCGGGATCAACGGCGACGTCGCAGCCAAGGCCCGGGCGCTCGCCGGCGCGGGCGTCGACGTGCTGGTCGTCGACACCGCACACGGACACCAGGAGGGGATGCTGCGGGCGCTCCGCACCGTCGCCGACCTCGGTCTCGGCATCCCGATCGCGGCGGGCAACATCGTCACCGGCGACGGCGTGGCCGACCTGGTCGACGCCGGCGCGTCGATCCTCAAGGTCGGAGTGGGTCCCGGCGCGATGTGCACCACCCGCATGATGACCGCCGTCGGCCGGCCGCAGTTCTCGGCTGTGCTCGAGACCGCGGAGGCGGCCCGCGCCGCGGGCGCCCACGTCTGGGCCGACGGCGGGGTGCGCTACCCGCGCGACGTCGCCCTCGCCCTGGCCGCGGGCGCGGCATCCGTCATGATCGGATCGTGGTTCGCCGGGACCATCGAGGCGCCCGGCGAGCTGCAGACCGACGCCTCCGGCCGGGTCTACAAGGAGTCGTGGGGCATGGCCTCGACCAAGGCCGTGCACGAGCGGTTCGGCCGGCTCGACCCGTACGAGCTCGCCCGCAAGGAGCTGTTCGCCGAGGGCATCTCGTCGTCGAAGATCTACCTCGACCCGCTGCGACCGGGTCTCGAGGACCTCATCGACATGATCACCTCGGGCGTGCGCTCCTCGTTCACCTATGCCGGCGCCGCCACCGTCGCCGAGTTCCACGAGCGCGCGCGGGTCGGCCTGCAGTCGGCCGCAGGCTACGAAGAGGGCAAGGCGCTCCCCGTCAGCTGGTAG
- a CDS encoding glycosyltransferase 87 family protein — protein sequence MSRRAALWIGFVLVHAVTIWLGFTDDHAASWDVDQLYRWWASLATGGTTVPGLTEGWVYPILAWGPILLAHALTPALEYTLAWGLVVTAADAVAFAILVGRGRSRGRVFAAWFWLAAILALGGVGMFRLDGFTVPLAVLGCLWLVGRPWVASVLLAAATWVKVWPAALLAAGLIAVRRRLAVICGAAAVSAIAVLVVVTAGGAAHLFSFIGDQTTRGLQIEAPISSVYVLMAATGVPGAWLYYDADLITFQVTGPGIDPVIATMTPVLMIGMLAIAGLGALQAWRGATFARLFAPLALALVLGFIVLNKVGSPQYMTWLIPPLVIGLVLDRHRWIAPAALAIVTLALTQGIFPTWYDEILVLQPPAVALLVVRNILLVALFVWSVVLVARVPAHRRVRLCPAAADDASASEPSPT from the coding sequence GTGTCGAGGCGGGCGGCGTTGTGGATCGGGTTCGTGCTCGTGCACGCCGTGACGATCTGGCTCGGCTTCACCGACGACCACGCGGCGTCGTGGGATGTCGACCAGCTCTACCGGTGGTGGGCGTCGCTCGCGACCGGCGGCACGACGGTGCCTGGGCTCACCGAAGGCTGGGTGTATCCGATCCTCGCGTGGGGGCCGATCCTCCTCGCCCACGCGCTGACCCCGGCGCTCGAGTACACCCTCGCGTGGGGGCTCGTGGTCACCGCCGCCGATGCGGTCGCCTTCGCGATCCTCGTCGGGCGCGGTCGCTCGCGTGGACGCGTGTTCGCCGCTTGGTTCTGGCTCGCCGCGATCCTCGCCCTCGGGGGAGTGGGCATGTTCCGCCTCGACGGATTCACGGTGCCGCTGGCCGTGCTCGGCTGCCTCTGGCTGGTCGGACGCCCGTGGGTGGCGTCGGTGCTCCTGGCGGCCGCGACGTGGGTCAAGGTCTGGCCGGCGGCCCTCCTCGCCGCTGGGCTCATCGCCGTGCGAAGGAGGCTGGCCGTGATCTGCGGCGCCGCCGCCGTGTCGGCCATCGCGGTGCTGGTCGTGGTGACGGCCGGGGGAGCGGCGCACCTGTTCTCGTTCATCGGCGACCAGACGACGCGCGGGCTGCAGATCGAGGCGCCGATCAGCTCGGTGTACGTGCTCATGGCGGCGACGGGGGTGCCCGGTGCCTGGCTGTACTACGACGCCGACCTCATCACGTTCCAGGTCACCGGTCCCGGCATCGACCCGGTGATCGCGACGATGACGCCGGTGCTCATGATCGGGATGCTCGCGATCGCCGGGCTCGGCGCGCTGCAGGCCTGGCGGGGCGCGACCTTCGCACGGCTGTTCGCTCCGCTCGCGCTGGCGCTCGTGCTCGGCTTCATCGTGCTCAACAAGGTGGGCTCGCCGCAGTACATGACCTGGCTGATCCCGCCGCTCGTGATCGGCCTCGTGCTCGACCGGCACCGCTGGATCGCGCCCGCGGCCCTCGCGATCGTCACGCTGGCCCTCACCCAGGGGATCTTCCCGACGTGGTACGACGAGATCCTCGTGCTCCAGCCGCCGGCCGTCGCGCTGCTCGTGGTGCGGAACATCCTCCTCGTCGCCCTCTTCGTCTGGAGCGTCGTGCTCGTCGCCCGCGTGCCCGCGCATCGCCGCGTGCGGCTGTGTCCGGCGGCCGCCGACGACGCATCCGCCTCGGAACCGTCCCCCACCTGA